Proteins from a genomic interval of Beijerinckia indica subsp. indica ATCC 9039:
- a CDS encoding M48 family metallopeptidase: MNIEAHQINVGGLRVDIVRKPIKNLHLGVYPPHGRIRVAAPLAVSDEAVRLAVVTRMGWIKRQRAKFEDQSRQSVRVYISGESHYFLGQRYRLNLIEGARAGQVHVRNSRSLELHVRPGSDQSIRERVFLGWYRQELRSRAAPIIEKYAAVLEIPTPAWGIKRMKTKWGTCNIEARRIWLNLELIKKPPHCLEYVIVHELAHFFERNHSNHFIALMDRLLPQWRILRDELNAAPLAHETWDEV; this comes from the coding sequence ATGAATATTGAAGCGCATCAGATCAATGTCGGCGGTCTTCGTGTCGATATTGTTCGAAAGCCAATCAAAAACCTTCATTTGGGCGTCTATCCGCCGCATGGCCGCATACGCGTCGCGGCGCCCCTGGCCGTGAGCGATGAGGCGGTGCGCCTGGCGGTCGTCACAAGGATGGGCTGGATCAAACGCCAAAGAGCGAAATTCGAGGACCAGTCACGGCAATCCGTGCGCGTCTATATTTCAGGTGAAAGCCACTATTTTCTCGGGCAGCGCTACCGTCTGAACCTGATCGAAGGTGCGCGGGCCGGGCAAGTTCACGTCCGCAATAGCCGAAGCCTCGAACTTCATGTCCGGCCGGGCAGCGATCAATCGATCCGGGAACGGGTGTTTCTAGGCTGGTATAGGCAAGAGCTTCGAAGCCGTGCCGCGCCCATCATTGAGAAATATGCCGCCGTTCTGGAAATCCCCACGCCCGCCTGGGGCATCAAACGCATGAAGACAAAATGGGGAACCTGCAATATCGAAGCGCGGCGCATCTGGCTCAATCTGGAACTGATCAAGAAGCCGCCGCATTGCCTTGAATACGTCATTGTCCATGAGCTCGCGCATTTCTTCGAGCGGAACCATTCAAACCACTTCATAGCTTTGATGGATCGGCTGCTCCCGCAATGGCGAATACTGCGGGATGAATTGAACGCAGCACCTTTAGCTCATGAGACGTGGGACGAAGTCTAA